A stretch of the Neodiprion lecontei isolate iyNeoLeco1 chromosome 4, iyNeoLeco1.1, whole genome shotgun sequence genome encodes the following:
- the LOC107224941 gene encoding mitogen-activated protein kinase kinase kinase 15 isoform X1, translated as MPSTCGDVIEIPGMVGQYGVVDAMLSTDSVGTHSDVSGHTTIPGRPRMDVACVLDLQQPQYLSHRKKALEEVRQACSLVNANMHHIQFEKLDFGEANVLDTFYNADVVVVDLSIQLQQSALFYHLGVRESFGMKENILLHNDMDTEATIRLKLSCGSYTFVTYRVVECGSCVATSPAASRVTGEEVIDPKQHLMLKLKRLFQDVEVQSKAHMKEKFLADLRNARETYSGAELSRVLNNMRKRLDDPNVLSGEVVLNVLISYREIQDYDAMVQLVDDLRTVPTHKNSINTPTIRFLYAFALNRRNKEGDREKALKVIEKALEKKENHVPDMVCLCGRIYKDKFVESRHMDEESLKNAIRWYRKGFEVQPNEYAGINLATLLVIAGNEFSKSEELQHIGMVLNNLIGKKGSLSSLKDYWDVATFFEISVLAEDYSKAIQAAECMFKLKPPNWYLKSTIGNISLIDRFRKKNLEVEASPEEQVFGFWIEYFDEATKSEVGDSIRFPLLVLEPTKILMPSYVNINLGAEEKSIQIWNLCLDKLKDNCKQVHEWLFTANMIRSVSLYKRDERCLFLYVHQNSDDFQMYLPSIQCRQRFYDLILEMTRDQEGMVTDLDAYLTNDQMKFEYELDDQNKRTILGKGTYGVVYAARDLNTQVRIAVKEIPERNLGDVQPLHEEIKLHSQLRHRNIVQYLGSVSEDGFFKIFMEQVPGGSLSALLRSKWGPLKENESTISFYTKQILEGLKYLHDQKIVHRDIKGDNVLVNTYSGVVKISDFGTSKRLAGLCPSTETFTGTLQYMAPEVIDKGQRGYGAPADIWSLGCTIVEMATGKPPFIELGSPQAAVFKVGFYKIHPEIPSELSERAKSFILRCFEPNPDTRATAAKLLDDPFLTEKKKSTRLPAPPDFSRSISVPAERLERLAKFDKTNNNHIVTTPPIQSSHSDDTMICSGGLTKSSPLRERSPAHLLSPISMPTALCFNSTIGSTPSIEASESDTSGPTMTRRSSSGGLLSPEVELSGQPGNKVGEEQEGFYLLKKDSQRRMTLTRVLSQDEAKICQVWLRSIHQDVGQAVLHMNHLELLMRGLKDYISEPNQDVLMTTIRTLKEELDFDSTAINQLYSAIYLFQTAVNEVLRLHSIKPHWMFALDNLVRNAVQAAITVLSPELGANLLGHDRGQSGTDGPEEGSTSGVSTVNSVKSHKSSDSVDNKYWREYQDQMGALKTENMKLLQELLESQKVYQAMLQQVIGDQKIQMGALSQLCESINRRTVRQESGYNSTISGGDPVSPISGFLPQISVTDHNATPADTRLTEWLQGLGVDASSIDRFLYEEYTLEDILFHVSREDLRRLNLRGGIELRIWKAVLQHRKDNEI; from the exons ATGCCATCAACCTGTGGAGACGTTATTGAAATTCCTG GTATGGTGGGGCAATACGGCGTTGTTGATGCTATGTTGAGCACAGACAGTGTCGGCACACACAGTGACGTATCTGGCCACACAACAATACCTGGAAGACCCAGAATGGATGTCGCTTGTGTTTTAGATTTACAACAACCGCAGTACCTCTCACACCGCAAAAAAGCCTTAGAAGAAGTTAGACAAGCGTGTAGTTTAGTCAACGCCAACATGCATCACATACAG TTCGAAAAACTTGATTTTGGCGAAGCCAATGTtttggataccttctacaaCGCAGATGTGGTTGTTGTGGACCTAAGCATTCAGCTGCAACAATCGGCGTTATTTTATCACTTAGGTGTGAGAGAAAGTTTTGGGATGAAAGAAAACATTCTGTTGCACAACGACATGGATACCGAAGCCACAATCAGGTTAAAG tTGTCCTGTGGCAGTTATACCTTTGTAACTTATCGGGTAGTGGAATGTGGTTCCTGTGTGGCTACTAGCCCAGCAGCAAGCAGGGTGACCGGCGAAGAGGTGATAGACCCAAAACAACATTTAATGCTTAAACTGAAGAGACTCTTTCAGGATGTTGAAGTACAATCAAA AGCCCACATGAAGGAAAAGTTTTTGGCAGATTTGCGCAATGCGCGTGAAACGTATTCGGGAGCTGAGCTTTCCAGGGTTTTAAATAACATGAGAAAACGTCTGGATGATCCGAATGTTTTATCGGGAGAAGTCGTGCTCAATGTCTTAATTTCTTACAGAGAAATACAG GATTATGACGCAATGGTGCAGCTTGTTGATGATTTGCGGACAGTACCCACccataaaaattctataaatacTCCAACCATACGTTTTTTATACGCCTTTGCTCTTAATAGAAGAAATAAGGAAGGGGATAGGGAAAAAGCATTGAAAGTTATCGAAAAAgcattagaaaaaaaagagaatcaTGTACCAGACATGGTGTGCCTTTGTGGAAGAATTTACAAAGACAAATTTGTCGAAAGCAGACACATGGATGAAGAAAGTCTGAAAAATGCAATCCGCTGGTATAGAAAAGGGTTCGAG GTACAACCGAATGAATACGCTGGTATTAATCTGGCTACTCTTTTGGTAATAGCTGGAAATGAATTTTCCAAAAGTGAAGAGTTACAGCACATTGGAATGGTGTTGAATAACTTGATTGGTAAAAAGGGGAGCTTGTCCAGCCTGAAAGACTACTGGGATGTTGCAACGTTTTTCGAAATCAGTGTACTTGCTGAGGATTATTCCAAGGCTATACAAGCAGCTGAATGTATGTTCAAATTAAAACCACCCAATTG GTACTTGAAGTCAACCATAGGCAACATATCGCTTATAGACAGGTTTCGAAAAAAGAACTTGGAAGTTGAGGCTTCGCCTGAAGAGCAAGTTTTTGGATTCTGGATTGAATACTTCGACGAAGCGACAAAATCTGAAGTTGGGGACAGTATACGTTTCCCG TTACTGGTGCTGGAACCGACAAAAATTCTAATGCCGAGTTACGTGAATATAAATCTTGGCGcagaagaaaaatcgatacaAATATGGAACTTGTGCTTAGATAAATTGAAAGACAACTGTAAACAAGTACATGAGTGGCTATTCACCGCAAACATGATTCGCAGTGTCAGTTTGTATAAACGAGACGAACGCTGTCTATTCTTATATGTACATCAGAATTCTGATGACTTTCAAATGTATCTACCATCCATCCAATGTAGACAACGATTTTACGATTTAATCTTGGAAATGACGAGAGACCAGGAAGGCATGGTCACAGATCTGGATGCATACTTAACTAATGACCAGATGAAG TTTGAATACGAATTAGATGATCAAAACAAACGTACGATCCTTGGGAAAGGTACATATGGTGTTGTGTACGCAGCTCGTGATTTAAACACACAAGTGAGAATAGCGGTGAAAGAGATACCAGAAAGAAACCTTGGCGACGTACAACCTTTGCACGAAGAAATCAAATTGCACAGTCAACTCAGACACCGAAACATCGTTCAGTACTTGGGATCTGTGAGTGAGGAtggtttcttcaaaattttcatggAGCAAGTTCCTGGAG GTAGCTTATCGGCGCTGCTTCGATCAAAATGGGGCCCGTTAAAGGAAAATGAATCAACCATATCTTTTTATACAAAACAGATTTTAGAAGGACTTAAATACCTGCACGATCAGAAAATTGTTCATCGTGATATTAAAG GTGATAATGTATTGGTTAACACGTATAGTGGAGTGGTTAAAATTTCTGACTTTGGTACATCGAAGCGACTCGCTGGTCTTTGTCCAAGTACCGAAACATTCACTGGAACATTACAATACATGGCACCAGAAGTCATAGATAAAGGGCAACGTGGTTACGGAGCTCCT GCTGATATTTGGTCATTGGGTTGTACAATTGTTGAAATGGCTACAGGAAAACCTCCTTTTATAGAGTTGGGTTCACCACAGGCTGCTGTTTTCAAG gtgggattttataaaatacacCCTGAAATACCCTCGGAATTATCGGAAAGAGCAAAGAGCTTCATTTTACGGTGTTTCGAGCCAAATCCCGACACCAGGGCGACAGCTGCTAAACTATTAGACGATCCTTTTCTTACAGA aaaaaagaagagtacGAGATTACCTGCACCACCAGATTTCAGCAGAAGTATATCAGTGCCAGCGGAAAGGCTTGAGCGACTGGCTAAATTTGACAAGACAAACAATAACCACATCGTTACAACACCGCCAATCCAGTCTTCTCATTCTGATGATAC TATGATCTGTAGCGGAGGGCTGACAAAATCAAGCCCATTGAGGGAACGCAGTCCGGCTCATCTTCTCTCTCCCATCAGCATGCCTACTGCCCTTTGTTTCAACAG TACGATCGGAAGCACACCATCAATAGAGGCTAGCGAATCAGACACATCAGGACCTACAATGACTAGGAGAAGTTCTTCTGGTGGTTTATTGTCACCCGAAGTAGAATTGTCTG GTCAGCCAGGTAATAAAGTTGGCGAGGAACAGGAGggcttttatttattgaagAAAGATAGTCAACGTCGAATGACACTCACTAGAGTATTGAGTCAGGATGAAGCTAAAATATGTCAAGTATGGCTGAGGAGTATACATCAAGATGTTGGCCAAGCTGTTCTGCACATG AATCATTTGGAACTCCTGATGCGTGGTCTGAAAGATTATATCTCTGAACCGAACCAAGATGTGCTCATGACCACAATTCGCACACTAAAGGAAGAATTAGACTTTGATTCAACTGCGATAAATCAACTGTATTCGGCAATATACCTATTTCAAACAGCTGTAAACGAGGTTTTGAGGCTGCACAGCATAAAGCCACATTGGATGTTTGCTTTGGATAATCTAGTCAGGAATGCTGTTCAAGCTGCTATTACTGTATTGTCTCCag AGCTTGGCGCCAATCTGCTTGGCCATGATCGAGGCCAATCAGGTACTGACGGTCCGGAAGAAGGATCGACGTCTGGTGTGTCAACAGTCAACTCTGTGAAATCACACAAATCTAGTGATTCTGTGGACAATAAATATTGGCGAGAATATCAGGATCAAATGGGAGCTTTAAAGACTGAAAACATGAAACTTCTTCAAGAACTCTTGGAAAGTCAGAAAGTTTATCAAGCTATGTTACAGCAGGTAATAGGAgatcaaaaaattcagatgGGAGCTCTATCACAACTGTGCGAATCGATTAATAGGAGAACTGTAAGGCAAGAATCGGG ATACAATTCGACGATTTCTGGTGGAGATCCTGTGTCTCCTATTTCAGGATTTTTACCCCAAATCAGTGTCACTGACCATAATGCTACTCCAGCTGATACCAGGCTTACGGAATGGTTACAAGGTCTAGGTGTAGATGCGTCTTCTATAGACAGG TTTCTATATGAAGAATACACGTTGGAAGATATTCTTTTCCACGTTAGTCGAGAAGATCTTCGCAGGCTGAACTTGAG GGGAGGTATCGAGTTGAGGATATGGAAGGCCGTATTGCAGCATCGAAAGGACaacgaaatttga
- the LOC107224941 gene encoding mitogen-activated protein kinase kinase kinase 15 isoform X4 — MKEKFLADLRNARETYSGAELSRVLNNMRKRLDDPNVLSGEVVLNVLISYREIQDYDAMVQLVDDLRTVPTHKNSINTPTIRFLYAFALNRRNKEGDREKALKVIEKALEKKENHVPDMVCLCGRIYKDKFVESRHMDEESLKNAIRWYRKGFEVQPNEYAGINLATLLVIAGNEFSKSEELQHIGMVLNNLIGKKGSLSSLKDYWDVATFFEISVLAEDYSKAIQAAECMFKLKPPNWYLKSTIGNISLIDRFRKKNLEVEASPEEQVFGFWIEYFDEATKSEVGDSIRFPLLVLEPTKILMPSYVNINLGAEEKSIQIWNLCLDKLKDNCKQVHEWLFTANMIRSVSLYKRDERCLFLYVHQNSDDFQMYLPSIQCRQRFYDLILEMTRDQEGMVTDLDAYLTNDQMKFEYELDDQNKRTILGKGTYGVVYAARDLNTQVRIAVKEIPERNLGDVQPLHEEIKLHSQLRHRNIVQYLGSVSEDGFFKIFMEQVPGGSLSALLRSKWGPLKENESTISFYTKQILEGLKYLHDQKIVHRDIKGDNVLVNTYSGVVKISDFGTSKRLAGLCPSTETFTGTLQYMAPEVIDKGQRGYGAPADIWSLGCTIVEMATGKPPFIELGSPQAAVFKVGFYKIHPEIPSELSERAKSFILRCFEPNPDTRATAAKLLDDPFLTEKKKSTRLPAPPDFSRSISVPAERLERLAKFDKTNNNHIVTTPPIQSSHSDDTMICSGGLTKSSPLRERSPAHLLSPISMPTALCFNSTIGSTPSIEASESDTSGPTMTRRSSSGGLLSPEVELSGQPGNKVGEEQEGFYLLKKDSQRRMTLTRVLSQDEAKICQVWLRSIHQDVGQAVLHMNHLELLMRGLKDYISEPNQDVLMTTIRTLKEELDFDSTAINQLYSAIYLFQTAVNEVLRLHSIKPHWMFALDNLVRNAVQAAITVLSPELGANLLGHDRGQSGTDGPEEGSTSGVSTVNSVKSHKSSDSVDNKYWREYQDQMGALKTENMKLLQELLESQKVYQAMLQQVIGDQKIQMGALSQLCESINRRTVRQESGYNSTISGGDPVSPISGFLPQISVTDHNATPADTRLTEWLQGLGVDASSIDRFLYEEYTLEDILFHVSREDLRRLNLRGGIELRIWKAVLQHRKDNEI, encoded by the exons ATGAAGGAAAAGTTTTTGGCAGATTTGCGCAATGCGCGTGAAACGTATTCGGGAGCTGAGCTTTCCAGGGTTTTAAATAACATGAGAAAACGTCTGGATGATCCGAATGTTTTATCGGGAGAAGTCGTGCTCAATGTCTTAATTTCTTACAGAGAAATACAG GATTATGACGCAATGGTGCAGCTTGTTGATGATTTGCGGACAGTACCCACccataaaaattctataaatacTCCAACCATACGTTTTTTATACGCCTTTGCTCTTAATAGAAGAAATAAGGAAGGGGATAGGGAAAAAGCATTGAAAGTTATCGAAAAAgcattagaaaaaaaagagaatcaTGTACCAGACATGGTGTGCCTTTGTGGAAGAATTTACAAAGACAAATTTGTCGAAAGCAGACACATGGATGAAGAAAGTCTGAAAAATGCAATCCGCTGGTATAGAAAAGGGTTCGAG GTACAACCGAATGAATACGCTGGTATTAATCTGGCTACTCTTTTGGTAATAGCTGGAAATGAATTTTCCAAAAGTGAAGAGTTACAGCACATTGGAATGGTGTTGAATAACTTGATTGGTAAAAAGGGGAGCTTGTCCAGCCTGAAAGACTACTGGGATGTTGCAACGTTTTTCGAAATCAGTGTACTTGCTGAGGATTATTCCAAGGCTATACAAGCAGCTGAATGTATGTTCAAATTAAAACCACCCAATTG GTACTTGAAGTCAACCATAGGCAACATATCGCTTATAGACAGGTTTCGAAAAAAGAACTTGGAAGTTGAGGCTTCGCCTGAAGAGCAAGTTTTTGGATTCTGGATTGAATACTTCGACGAAGCGACAAAATCTGAAGTTGGGGACAGTATACGTTTCCCG TTACTGGTGCTGGAACCGACAAAAATTCTAATGCCGAGTTACGTGAATATAAATCTTGGCGcagaagaaaaatcgatacaAATATGGAACTTGTGCTTAGATAAATTGAAAGACAACTGTAAACAAGTACATGAGTGGCTATTCACCGCAAACATGATTCGCAGTGTCAGTTTGTATAAACGAGACGAACGCTGTCTATTCTTATATGTACATCAGAATTCTGATGACTTTCAAATGTATCTACCATCCATCCAATGTAGACAACGATTTTACGATTTAATCTTGGAAATGACGAGAGACCAGGAAGGCATGGTCACAGATCTGGATGCATACTTAACTAATGACCAGATGAAG TTTGAATACGAATTAGATGATCAAAACAAACGTACGATCCTTGGGAAAGGTACATATGGTGTTGTGTACGCAGCTCGTGATTTAAACACACAAGTGAGAATAGCGGTGAAAGAGATACCAGAAAGAAACCTTGGCGACGTACAACCTTTGCACGAAGAAATCAAATTGCACAGTCAACTCAGACACCGAAACATCGTTCAGTACTTGGGATCTGTGAGTGAGGAtggtttcttcaaaattttcatggAGCAAGTTCCTGGAG GTAGCTTATCGGCGCTGCTTCGATCAAAATGGGGCCCGTTAAAGGAAAATGAATCAACCATATCTTTTTATACAAAACAGATTTTAGAAGGACTTAAATACCTGCACGATCAGAAAATTGTTCATCGTGATATTAAAG GTGATAATGTATTGGTTAACACGTATAGTGGAGTGGTTAAAATTTCTGACTTTGGTACATCGAAGCGACTCGCTGGTCTTTGTCCAAGTACCGAAACATTCACTGGAACATTACAATACATGGCACCAGAAGTCATAGATAAAGGGCAACGTGGTTACGGAGCTCCT GCTGATATTTGGTCATTGGGTTGTACAATTGTTGAAATGGCTACAGGAAAACCTCCTTTTATAGAGTTGGGTTCACCACAGGCTGCTGTTTTCAAG gtgggattttataaaatacacCCTGAAATACCCTCGGAATTATCGGAAAGAGCAAAGAGCTTCATTTTACGGTGTTTCGAGCCAAATCCCGACACCAGGGCGACAGCTGCTAAACTATTAGACGATCCTTTTCTTACAGA aaaaaagaagagtacGAGATTACCTGCACCACCAGATTTCAGCAGAAGTATATCAGTGCCAGCGGAAAGGCTTGAGCGACTGGCTAAATTTGACAAGACAAACAATAACCACATCGTTACAACACCGCCAATCCAGTCTTCTCATTCTGATGATAC TATGATCTGTAGCGGAGGGCTGACAAAATCAAGCCCATTGAGGGAACGCAGTCCGGCTCATCTTCTCTCTCCCATCAGCATGCCTACTGCCCTTTGTTTCAACAG TACGATCGGAAGCACACCATCAATAGAGGCTAGCGAATCAGACACATCAGGACCTACAATGACTAGGAGAAGTTCTTCTGGTGGTTTATTGTCACCCGAAGTAGAATTGTCTG GTCAGCCAGGTAATAAAGTTGGCGAGGAACAGGAGggcttttatttattgaagAAAGATAGTCAACGTCGAATGACACTCACTAGAGTATTGAGTCAGGATGAAGCTAAAATATGTCAAGTATGGCTGAGGAGTATACATCAAGATGTTGGCCAAGCTGTTCTGCACATG AATCATTTGGAACTCCTGATGCGTGGTCTGAAAGATTATATCTCTGAACCGAACCAAGATGTGCTCATGACCACAATTCGCACACTAAAGGAAGAATTAGACTTTGATTCAACTGCGATAAATCAACTGTATTCGGCAATATACCTATTTCAAACAGCTGTAAACGAGGTTTTGAGGCTGCACAGCATAAAGCCACATTGGATGTTTGCTTTGGATAATCTAGTCAGGAATGCTGTTCAAGCTGCTATTACTGTATTGTCTCCag AGCTTGGCGCCAATCTGCTTGGCCATGATCGAGGCCAATCAGGTACTGACGGTCCGGAAGAAGGATCGACGTCTGGTGTGTCAACAGTCAACTCTGTGAAATCACACAAATCTAGTGATTCTGTGGACAATAAATATTGGCGAGAATATCAGGATCAAATGGGAGCTTTAAAGACTGAAAACATGAAACTTCTTCAAGAACTCTTGGAAAGTCAGAAAGTTTATCAAGCTATGTTACAGCAGGTAATAGGAgatcaaaaaattcagatgGGAGCTCTATCACAACTGTGCGAATCGATTAATAGGAGAACTGTAAGGCAAGAATCGGG ATACAATTCGACGATTTCTGGTGGAGATCCTGTGTCTCCTATTTCAGGATTTTTACCCCAAATCAGTGTCACTGACCATAATGCTACTCCAGCTGATACCAGGCTTACGGAATGGTTACAAGGTCTAGGTGTAGATGCGTCTTCTATAGACAGG TTTCTATATGAAGAATACACGTTGGAAGATATTCTTTTCCACGTTAGTCGAGAAGATCTTCGCAGGCTGAACTTGAG GGGAGGTATCGAGTTGAGGATATGGAAGGCCGTATTGCAGCATCGAAAGGACaacgaaatttga